Genomic DNA from Perca flavescens isolate YP-PL-M2 chromosome 23, PFLA_1.0, whole genome shotgun sequence:
GCATGCCTCCTATGCAATCTGACTTAGTATGTCTGAGTATTTTGCATTCCTATCACATCTTTGTGTTCACCAAAACAGCTCTCAGCTTGTCAATGTTTATCCCTCTGAGCCTTAAAAACAAGCCTGTGCAGGTACACTACATATCTCACAGATGGCTGAATCCTGGATTTTATTCTGAATGCACTCAGTATGTGGTGCCACTTGCTGCCAGTGTTAAGAACACTTCAGCAGCACCATCCTAACCAGCACTGGCAGTGATTATTGGCTCTTGATTATGGTAGAACGCTAGCATCAAGCCATGTGCTCACTGTGATTTTCCCTCTCATTAATCTGTCACACTCTGTCTCTttatccccccctcccccctcttccCCTCCGCGGATCAGGAAGCCTCGTCCCGTCTCCCAGCTCGTCTCGCAGCAGCAGGTAACGCAGCAGTTTGTGTTGCCCTTGCAGCCCaaaaaggagaagaaggagagagtagagagggagaagagcgACAGAGAGCCGGCGCTCAAGAAGAACAGTCACAAGAAGATGAGGTAAACAAGCTGACACGGGGttagggtgggggggggggggggatcaaCCGGAATCAGATATTACAGGGATGCATGAATAAACACTGGAAACTATAGATGGTGTTTATGTTGCCACCTGAAGTGAGGTTGATGTGTTGTCATATTTCATAAAGTACTTCAAAGGATAGACGTGAGGTGGGTGGGAAACACCAGAAAATAAATTTCAAAGCAGTGTCTGAAAAAGCTCTTTTCAGTTTTCAGTGACATGGTAGCAGAAAGATCAAGGTGCTTTCACTCCTGGGTAAATCAAAGATAGAATCTTGCAAGGGCTGATTAATGCACAATCTCATGCAGGATTTTAAAGTGGGACGCCCCTGGGGTTGTCCTCTGCTGTTCtctgttttggtgtgtgtgccttttttttaCTTCCAGGGTGTTCCAGGGTGCCTGTAGGCGGAGTCAAGGCCAGGGTTGCAGAGGAGATGTGGGCACACCTGTACTGCCTGGCTCACCTGTACTTAAGATGGCTGCAGAAAATGCTCTTGCTCTCTCTTCACCATGCCACACCCCGGGGGGACACTCCAGCTCTCCACTATCCACTATTTTCTGACTCTTacttgtacacacacacctcatgatACACTCACCCATACACTCCTGGCACTACTgatattaaacatttaaaaaaaacatggatatCCATGTTTTTCTTGATGTTTATGGTAATCTGTAGTTTGGCCGAATAAAGCCCTTCGCGGTCACGTTTGTGGagcttcctctttttttgcaaGAAGGAGCCAACTTGTAACAAATGGGGGCTCGTCCGGGATCCATCCcggtttatttttcactttctcttCTGCCTTGAGTAAGTTCATGAGCCTAGTCGGTGTTGGTTTTGTTGTTTCAACTAATGAGATGGTTGTGCGAGTGGTTTAAAGGTGTGTTTTCAGTAACAGTAGATACCTAGTATTGGCCATTGAGGGTGAGTTGTACTTGTTGAAACAGGAGGAAGTTCGGCAAACAAAACTGTGATGGTTGTGAAACATTTGAGTGTCTCAGGGTGGGAAAGCAAGGGAATTGTAGAAAACTATAGCGGCTGAGTTAACTAAACCGTTTGTGCCTGGTGTGGGGCATCAAGGGTGTTTACCTTTTGGAGTTACCTTTCCCAGTAGGATTAAGCAACATTGTCTCCCTTGGGGGCTTGTTGGTTCATTAGtttaattagttattttctGCATGAACACGATTTGACGTTTTGTCTGTCTTGGGTACACTTCCATGGCAGTCTAGATGAGTAACAGGGATCCTGGGGCTTAACTGGGTCATAGGGTTTTTGAGCAGCAGGGCTGTAGTGTGGTTGCATCATTTTGCCGGATTCCAGTTCTAGCACCAAAACgttgcaaaaatatatatatatatatatattcttgaAGATAGACAGTTTAGGAGTTTGTTAGCAAAGAAAAAAGCCTTAAAATactttctcagtttttttttcttttctttttatttgtttctcttACTCTCCCCAACTATTTCTCACTCACTCAGGCCGAGGTTAAAAAACATAGACCGGAGCAGCGCCCAGCACCTGGAGGTGACGGTTGGGGACCTGACAGTCATCATAACGGACTTTAAGGAGAAGGCCAAGCCCTCGTCCAACTCGGCTACGCCATCCAGCACCGCGTCTACGGCCGACCACCACAGCCAGAACGGCTCCagctcagagaacacagagaagGGGCTTTCCCGCTCCTCCTCTCCCAGAGGAGAGGGGAGCTCGGTCAACGGAGAGTCCCACTGAGTCACCCCCCCCTCGAAATCTCCATCTGCCTCCAACCCCATCTCATCTGCAAGCCCACAGGTCACTGGTGGGACACCCTGCCTCGACTTTAGAGCTGCACATTACTGACTAAAACAGTttggctttctttctttcttttggatttaaaaatttGGCGATTTTAAATCTGTTTAAAGATTCATTCCCACAGCAGTGGAATCCTGCATTTAGAAAGCAATATAAAAAGACCTTTTTGCTCCATCTTCGAAGTTTTTAGTGACCTACATTTTCACTTGGACATTTAGTGTAATCGAAAGGATCCCGCACGCTGTCCAAACCTTGCTACAAGAACATTTACTAAGACAATTTTATTCTGACGAAGAACTTCATCAGAACAGATCTGAGATGTCTGAATAAATGTTTGGCCCTGTGCGGTTTCTTTTGGATGCACCTGCCTGTCCaggtgtttctttttcttttgtttttatactTTTGTCAAACGAAATGTGCAGCCCCCACCCTCGA
This window encodes:
- the yaf2 gene encoding YY1-associated factor 2 isoform X1, with the protein product MGDKRSPTRPKRQPKPSSDEGFWDCSVCTYKNTAEAFKCMMCDVRKGTSTRKPRPVSQLVSQQQVTQQFVLPLQPKKEKKERVEREKSDREPALKKNSHKKMRPRLKNIDRSSAQHLEVTVGDLTVIITDFKEKAKPSSNSATPSSTASTADHHSQNGSSSENTEKGLSRSSSPRGEGSSVNGESH
- the yaf2 gene encoding YY1-associated factor 2 isoform X2; protein product: MGDKRSPTRPKRQPKPSSDEGFWDCSVCTYKNTAEAFKCMMCDVRKGTSTRKPRPVSQLVSQQQVTQQFVLPLQPKKEKKERVEREKSDREPALKKNSHKKMRVFQGACRRSQGQGCRGDVGTPVLPGSPVLKMAAENALALSSPCHTPGGHSSSPLSTIF